A single genomic interval of Lusitaniella coriacea LEGE 07157 harbors:
- a CDS encoding DNA cytosine methyltransferase, translated as MARDRGRPVAVDLFAGAGGFSLGVEQAGFEVVVAVESDPVHAAVYAFNFPQTQVLRVDVTQLSGEQLQNAVAQEIDLLFGGPPCQGFSVMGKHNPKDDRNGLVFHFCRLVREVQPRYFVMENVPGLMHENNKRLLRRLKRDLRNAGYGITERVKVLNAADFRVPQDRRRLFLLGTRQGENPLTYPKPFKGKGVTVRDAIADLPDLDGFVQLQRGDEVLLKPHWIDALEAKASPYVRQLRDLCVDGENFAYPRQWNPLLLTNSWQTRHTATSIARFRQTLPGAKEPISRLQRLDWEGRCYTLRAGTGAERGAHTAPRPLHPARDRVISVREAARLHSFPDWFRLHATKWHGFREVGNAVPPLLGRAIARQVLQALAIKPSFPSHNLPLGAPCLLRFTDKQACRYWSKMSH; from the coding sequence ATGGCGAGAGATCGAGGCAGACCCGTTGCAGTTGACTTATTTGCAGGCGCAGGTGGATTTTCCTTGGGAGTCGAGCAAGCAGGATTTGAAGTCGTTGTTGCTGTTGAAAGCGATCCCGTTCACGCGGCGGTTTATGCGTTTAATTTTCCCCAAACCCAAGTTCTGAGGGTTGATGTGACTCAACTCTCTGGAGAACAATTACAAAACGCTGTTGCGCAAGAGATCGATTTGCTTTTTGGGGGACCGCCGTGTCAAGGTTTTTCTGTGATGGGAAAGCACAACCCTAAAGACGATCGCAACGGCTTAGTTTTTCATTTCTGCCGTTTGGTTCGGGAGGTGCAACCCCGCTATTTTGTGATGGAGAATGTGCCGGGGTTGATGCACGAAAATAATAAACGATTGCTGCGGCGACTCAAGCGGGATCTCAGAAATGCGGGTTATGGGATTACCGAGCGGGTTAAGGTTTTAAATGCGGCTGATTTTCGGGTTCCGCAGGATCGCCGGCGCTTATTTTTATTGGGAACGCGACAGGGGGAAAATCCTCTTACTTATCCCAAGCCGTTTAAAGGGAAGGGGGTTACAGTCCGTGACGCGATCGCGGACTTGCCGGATCTCGATGGATTTGTCCAGTTGCAACGGGGGGATGAGGTTCTCCTCAAACCCCATTGGATCGACGCTTTAGAAGCCAAGGCAAGTCCTTACGTGCGGCAATTGCGAGACTTGTGCGTGGATGGGGAAAATTTTGCCTATCCGCGCCAGTGGAACCCTTTGCTCCTAACCAATTCCTGGCAAACCCGCCACACCGCAACGAGCATCGCGCGTTTTCGCCAAACTCTCCCCGGCGCAAAGGAACCGATCAGCCGCTTGCAGCGTTTGGATTGGGAGGGACGCTGCTATACCCTGCGTGCGGGGACAGGAGCCGAACGCGGCGCGCACACAGCACCCCGTCCCCTTCATCCGGCGCGCGATCGCGTGATTTCCGTCCGAGAGGCGGCACGATTACACTCCTTTCCCGATTGGTTTCGCCTCCACGCCACCAAATGGCACGGGTTTCGGGAAGTGGGGAATGCAGTTCCCCCTTTACTCGGACGCGCGATCGCGCGCCAAGTCCTGCAAGCCTTAGCCATCAAGCCATCGTTCCCTTCCCATAACCTCCCATTAGGAGCGCCTTGCCTGCTGCGGTTTACCGACAAACAGGCCTGTCGGTATTGGTCAAAAATGTCCCATTGA
- a CDS encoding ATP-binding protein: MPLLQPQISIDSGTFINQVPQAFEPSDFSKLRSPKVLLFLLPVIALISYFDWDRIAITRKINAAVINISGRQRMLSQRAALYGLQLVCACDTDGQISLRKELIDVLNLMEKSHNALLKGDAEMQLPGNCSPKLYTIYYEAPFYLDHQIRNFIQAGRNLAYAPQTELSQNNSHLKQLISASSHSLLQALDIAVSQYQREKEEQELAIDCYQAELYEKSQTATAVTQAKAQELGHTLNQLKKAKMQLIQAEKMSDLGQLVAGVAHEINNPLNFISGNLGYAQRYAMDILNILKLYQSAFPQATPDIQEAIEEIELDFVCEDLLQILNSMESGTQRIQDIVLSLRNFSRLDDTQTQQVDIRELLDNTFRILRYRLKHNQCDREIKIVTEYRSFSQVIDCYPGQLSQVFMNLMGNAIDALEMKGKIFQSIREKPTIWVRTEIEKENTILIRILDNGIGMSEETKAQLFQPFFTTKSLGKGTGLGLSISQQIIVERHRGSLDCHSQLQQGTEFIVKIPVQRSLQ, translated from the coding sequence ATGCCTCTTCTTCAACCTCAAATTTCCATCGATTCAGGAACCTTCATCAACCAAGTTCCTCAAGCTTTTGAGCCATCGGACTTCTCTAAACTCCGATCTCCCAAAGTTCTTTTATTTCTTTTACCTGTAATCGCCTTGATTAGCTATTTTGATTGGGATCGAATCGCAATTACGCGAAAAATAAATGCTGCCGTGATTAACATTAGCGGACGACAGCGAATGCTCTCCCAAAGAGCAGCTCTATACGGACTTCAACTCGTTTGTGCGTGCGATACAGACGGACAGATTTCCCTGCGAAAAGAATTAATTGACGTTCTCAATTTAATGGAAAAATCTCACAACGCTTTGTTGAAAGGGGACGCAGAAATGCAATTGCCAGGAAACTGTTCCCCAAAACTTTATACCATTTACTACGAAGCGCCCTTTTATCTCGACCATCAGATTCGTAACTTTATCCAAGCAGGAAGAAACCTCGCTTACGCACCCCAAACCGAACTTTCCCAGAACAATTCCCACCTCAAACAACTTATTTCCGCTTCTTCCCACAGCTTACTACAGGCTTTAGATATTGCCGTTAGTCAATACCAACGGGAAAAAGAAGAACAAGAATTAGCAATCGATTGCTACCAAGCAGAACTGTATGAAAAAAGTCAGACGGCGACAGCAGTTACCCAAGCAAAAGCACAAGAACTCGGTCACACCTTGAATCAATTGAAAAAGGCAAAAATGCAACTGATTCAAGCTGAAAAAATGTCGGATTTGGGACAATTAGTTGCAGGAGTTGCTCATGAGATCAATAACCCCCTAAATTTTATTAGCGGTAACTTGGGCTACGCACAACGGTATGCAATGGATATACTAAATATTCTCAAACTCTATCAAAGTGCCTTTCCCCAAGCAACTCCAGATATTCAAGAGGCAATTGAAGAAATTGAGTTAGATTTTGTCTGCGAGGATCTTCTTCAAATCTTGAATTCAATGGAGAGTGGAACGCAACGAATTCAAGACATTGTTCTGAGCTTGCGGAATTTTTCGCGTCTTGACGATACTCAAACACAGCAGGTCGATATTCGGGAATTACTAGATAACACATTCCGGATTTTACGGTATCGTTTAAAACACAATCAGTGCGACCGAGAAATTAAAATTGTCACAGAATATCGTAGTTTTTCTCAAGTTATTGATTGCTATCCCGGACAATTAAGCCAAGTCTTTATGAACCTCATGGGAAATGCTATTGATGCCTTAGAAATGAAAGGAAAAATCTTTCAGTCCATTCGGGAAAAACCAACAATCTGGGTTCGCACGGAAATCGAGAAAGAGAACACCATTCTCATTCGTATTCTAGACAATGGAATTGGCATGAGCGAGGAAACGAAAGCACAATTATTTCAACCCTTCTTCACCACAAAATCTCTAGGCAAAGGAACGGGTTTGGGTTTATCCATTAGCCAACAAATCATTGTCGAACGCCATCGCGGATCCTTGGACTGTCATTCACAACTCCAACAAGGGACAGAATTTATTGTTAAAATTCCCGTGCAACGTTCTCTACAATAG
- a CDS encoding response regulator, with the protein MTSSIQAPIEILLCEDNPGDVYLIRNSFKNGSIPHRLHHVIDGEEAMDFLYQKGKYCHYPRPHLMILDLNLPKKHGFEVLAEIKADPQLKALPVVILTSSQADRDIIKSYQLYASCYVSKPFDFDEFTEAIDKIENFWLNLVQLPLIAEYNR; encoded by the coding sequence ATGACTTCTTCTATTCAAGCACCGATTGAAATTCTTCTTTGTGAAGACAATCCCGGCGATGTTTATCTCATTCGTAACTCTTTCAAGAATGGTTCCATTCCCCATCGCCTCCACCACGTCATTGATGGGGAAGAAGCAATGGATTTTTTGTATCAGAAGGGAAAATATTGCCATTACCCCCGTCCCCATCTGATGATTTTGGACTTAAATTTGCCAAAAAAGCATGGGTTTGAGGTTTTAGCCGAAATCAAAGCCGATCCGCAACTCAAGGCGCTTCCGGTAGTCATTCTCACTTCTTCCCAAGCCGACCGAGATATCATTAAAAGTTACCAACTTTATGCCAGTTGTTACGTAAGCAAACCCTTTGACTTCGACGAATTTACAGAAGCAATCGACAAGATTGAAAATTTTTGGTTGAATTTAGTCCAGCTTCCCCTAATTGCAGAATACAACCGCTAA